From one Heptranchias perlo isolate sHepPer1 chromosome X, sHepPer1.hap1, whole genome shotgun sequence genomic stretch:
- the LOC137307239 gene encoding keratin, type II cytoskeletal 8-like, with amino-acid sequence MLKTKSYTSSSLSGSGNWGGSGRSSVSSMRSFGSRTSGTNVVIPRALSMIQSRSRTSSAGSRMAGYGGYGGGYGGYGGGYGGGFGAGGRSSSAGFSSGLSSGMIQASTALDLNTPLPKNDTSLQQIRAVEKGQLEGLNNRFADFIDKVRRLEERNKQLDVNLKLLNEQGTYKSNIDKMFQDYIENLKRQLGTLEQEKQKFESDLLQMQSLVEDFKGKYEDEINKRTEMENEFVLVKKDVDDSYMNKVELEAKLESLTDEIDFLRTIFEEEIRELQAQIQNTAVSVEVDTSRNLNVDEIVSQVKLQYESLARNSRAEADQWKATKMQELSLSSGQCSDDLRGLKAQITELTNKIRILNGDIDNLKQQRIKLEAAIGEAEERGEMSLKDARIRIADLEAAITKAKQEMVNQVREYQELMNVKLALDIEITTYRKLLEGEESRIDSGIQTISIQQIQGQGNLHQFGFSDGSSGYSGVVNHGLETSLINRGSVSSTSKTTRNVIVQETELVNGVPVLTTRRTLN; translated from the exons ATGCTCAAAACCAAATCCTACACTTCCTCGTCCTTGAGCGGCAGCGGTAACTGGGGCGGCAGCGGGAGATCCTCCGTCTCCAGTATGAGGTCCTTCGGGTCGCGCACCAGCGGCACGAATGTGGTTATACCCCGCGCACTAAGTATGATCCAAAGTCGCAGTCGGACAAGCTCAGCCGGTAGCCGCATGGCTGGTTACGGTGGTTACGGTGGTGGTTACGGTGGTTACGGTGGTGGTTACGGTGGTGGTTTCGGTGCCGGTGGCCGGTCCAGCAGCGCCGGTTTCAGTAGCGGTCTGTCCTCGGGGATGATCCAGGCATCCACTGCCCTTGACCTGAACACCCCTCTCCCCAAAAATGACACCAGCCTGCAGCAGATCCGGGCGGTTGAGAAGGGCCAGCTCGAGGGGCTCAACAACAGATTTGCCGATTTCATTGACAAG GTTCGTAGGCTGGAAGAGAGAAATAAGCAACTGGATGtcaatctgaagttactgaacgAACAGGGAACTTACAAATCCAACATCGACAAAATGTTCCAGGATTACATTGAGAACCTCAAAAGGCAACTGGGAACTCTAGAGCAGGAGAAGCAAAAGTTCGAGTCTGACCTTCTGCAAATGCAAAGTCTAGTTGAGGACTTTAAGGGCAA ATACGAAGATGAAATTAACAAGCGCACAGAAATGGAAAATGAGTTTGTCCTGGTGAAGAAG GATGTCGATGACTCCTACATGAACAAGGTAGAGCTGGAAGCTAAACTGGAAAGTCTCACCGATGAAATCGACTTCCTCAGAACAATCTTTGAAGAG GAAATccgtgagctgcaggcacagatTCAGAACACTGCTGTCAGCGTGGAAGTGGACACCAGCCGCAATCTGAATGTGGACGAGATCGTTTCTCAAGTCAAACTTCAGTACGAATCACTTGCAAGAAACAGCCGTGCAGAAGCTGACCAATGGAAAGCGACCAAG ATGCAGGAACTGTCCTTGTCATCTGGACAATGTAGTGATGACCTCCGCGGGCTGAAAGCACAGATTACTGAGCTGACCAACAAAATCCGTATTCTCAATGGTGATATCGACAATCTTAAGCAGCAG CGTATCAAACTGGAGGCTGCAATCGGAGAAGCTGAGGAGCGCGGTGAGATGTCTCTCAAAGACGCGAGGATTAGGATTGCTGATCTGGAAGCTGCCATCACCAAAGCAAAACAAGAGATGGTCAACCAAGTCCGCGAATACCAGGAGCTGATGAATGTCAAGCTGGCTCTGGATATTGAAATTACCACCTACAGGAAactactggagggagaggagtcCAG GATAGATTCTGGGATACAAACCATCAGCATCCAGCAAATACAAGGGCAGG GTAATTTGCATCAGTTTGGTTTCAGTGATGGATCGTCTGGATATAGTGGTGTGGTTAATCATGGTTTGGAAACTTCTTTGATCAATCGAGGAAGCGTTTCATCCACCTCCAAAACCACTCGAAATGTAATTGTGCAGGAAACTGAGCTGGTGAATGGAGTTCCAGTGCTTACAACAAGAAGAACTTTGAACTAA